CACCGGCTGTTGCTGGGAGAACAGGTAGCCCTTGATACCCCAACCAATGTCGGGGTTGTTCTTACTTAGCAAATCGAAGGAAAGCAGTAAGACCGACGCCTTGAAATCGGGAGAGAACAGAAGCCGAGTGACGTTGGCGGCAGGCAACCAGATCACCAGATCATCCGCAGCGATGTGGTACGGCTGACCGGCCATTAGAAACTGACCCGATCCGGCGTGACAAAGAAGGTGCGTGAAGTAATGGTCTCCATACGCTGCTGGCATTCGGTCTGTGTCGAAGCGATCCAGCCAGATCACTTCAGGCAGTTGGGTGTCGGCAGGGCTGCGCATACGTCTTTTGTGGTAGATTATTTTTCAATACTAGCGTATTTCTGCCTTTAGTTTCGGATCAAAGTCCCTAGAAACAGAATTATGTGAAAGTATTCCCGTGAAATCTATCGGATCATTGCCGGAGCGAGTCGGCAATTTTGTGGTATCAATTCACTCCCGTTGCCTACGGATGAACACAAGACCACAACACCACGAACTCAATCGCCGGGATTTTCTCGCCAAATCGACGGTCGCCGGGATGGGCCTCACCCTGGGCGCTTCGCATCTGCTGGCTGCCTCCCCGGCTCACGCGGCCCCGCGTCGTGGCGCTGCGGCTGCATCCTCCCACAACACGCTCGCTTCCTCTTTGGGCAAACGCCGACTCGGTTCGCTGGAAGTCACCGAACTGGGCTTCGGGTGCATGAACATTGCCTGGGCCTACGGGGACCCTCCCCGTCGGGAAGCATCTATTCGGCTCATCCGGCAGGCCTACGAAGAAGGCATCCGCTTTTTTGACACGGCCGAAATCTACGGTCCGCACACGAGCGAAACACTGGTGGGCCAGGCCCTGAAGTCGGTGCGCGACGAGGTGGTCATCGCCAGCAAGGTGGGCTTCGATATCGACTTTGAAACGGGCCAGCTCAACGGCGGACTCAACAGCCGTCCGGCCCATATCAAACAAGCCGTGGACCACATGCTGCGCCGCCTGCAAACCGACCGGATCGATCTGCTGTACCAGCACCGGGTAGACCCTCAGGTGCCGATCGAGGACGTGGCCGGCACCATGGCGGAACTCATTCAGCAGGGAAAAGTGCAACACTACGGCTTATCGGAGGCGGGCGCCGCGACCATCCGCCGCGCTCACGCGGTGCATCCGATCACCGCCATTCAAAACGAGTATTCGTTCTGGACGCGTGACCCGGAAGGGGAAGTCATTCCCGTGTGTGAGGAGCTGGGCATTGGCTTTGTGCCGTGGAGCCCGCTCGGCATGGGCTACCTGACCGGCAAGGTGACGCCCGACTATGCGTTTGCCGCCGGCGATATTCGGAAAACGCTGAACTTCCCCCGCTTCACCGACGAAGCCCTGGCGAAAAACCGCCCGCTGGTCGACTGGTTACAAACGATTGGCACCCGCCACGAAGCCTTACCCGGTCAGGTAGCGCTCGCCTGGTTGATGGCCCAAACCCCCTTTATCGTGCCGATTCCGGGCACACGTAACGTGGCGCACCTGCAGGAAAACCGGGGGGCGGTCGCGGTGAAGTTAACGGCGCAGGACCTTCAGGAACTGGAAACCGGCTTTGCCCGCCTCGGCGTGTTTGGCGACCGGGCTCCCGCGCGTCTGAAAGCCTCTCACGACCTCGGTACCAGCCTGGGAACGTCTTCGAAAGGCACCCACGGCCTCACCCCCTTACCCAACGCGACTCACTAAACCCATGGAAACGTCAACTTCTCACAACCGACGGGAATTTTTGCAACGCAGTGCGCTGCTCACCGCGGGCCTGGCGCTCGGCGGCGCCTCCGTCGGCAGGGCCACTGCTCCCGCACGACCTTCTACTTCGGTCCTGAGTGCCCCCAAGCGCAAAATCGGGACGCTGGACGTCTCGGCCCTGGGACTGGGCTGTATGAGCATGGCGGGCGTTTACAATGCGCCGCAACCCAAAGCGGCCATGGTGAAGCTCA
This portion of the Catalinimonas alkaloidigena genome encodes:
- a CDS encoding aldo/keto reductase, giving the protein MNTRPQHHELNRRDFLAKSTVAGMGLTLGASHLLAASPAHAAPRRGAAAASSHNTLASSLGKRRLGSLEVTELGFGCMNIAWAYGDPPRREASIRLIRQAYEEGIRFFDTAEIYGPHTSETLVGQALKSVRDEVVIASKVGFDIDFETGQLNGGLNSRPAHIKQAVDHMLRRLQTDRIDLLYQHRVDPQVPIEDVAGTMAELIQQGKVQHYGLSEAGAATIRRAHAVHPITAIQNEYSFWTRDPEGEVIPVCEELGIGFVPWSPLGMGYLTGKVTPDYAFAAGDIRKTLNFPRFTDEALAKNRPLVDWLQTIGTRHEALPGQVALAWLMAQTPFIVPIPGTRNVAHLQENRGAVAVKLTAQDLQELETGFARLGVFGDRAPARLKASHDLGTSLGTSSKGTHGLTPLPNATH